The Azospirillum baldaniorum genome contains a region encoding:
- the flgA gene encoding flagellar basal body P-ring formation chaperone FlgA produces MSRPALRILGTALLAAALAGGQTVLAQTAFAQTTDGGASVAAQAVVYSPAHVEAVLSDALSRQITTGRLQMELDNRAVELRAPAGAGSLTVENLYYNPVQGRFAAEMIVADTRPVVRLPVSGRAYGVVQVPVLSRRIAPGDVIGPGDVDWQDVRADLAGSDIAATDAQLIGLTPRRGVPVNQPVRLRDLQSPRVVDKGSLVTITLATENLTLSAQGKALQDGGRGDVIRVINTQSNRILEATVAGPNIVAVAKPGLTAK; encoded by the coding sequence ATGTCCCGCCCCGCCCTGCGCATCCTCGGCACCGCCCTTCTCGCCGCCGCCCTCGCCGGCGGCCAGACGGTCCTTGCCCAGACGGCCTTTGCCCAGACGACGGACGGCGGCGCCTCGGTGGCGGCACAGGCGGTGGTCTACAGCCCGGCCCATGTCGAGGCGGTGCTGTCCGACGCGCTGTCCCGCCAGATCACCACGGGCCGGCTGCAGATGGAGCTGGACAACCGGGCGGTGGAGCTGCGCGCCCCGGCGGGCGCCGGCAGCCTGACGGTGGAGAACCTCTACTACAACCCGGTGCAGGGCCGCTTCGCCGCGGAGATGATCGTGGCCGACACCCGTCCGGTCGTGCGCCTCCCGGTGTCGGGCCGCGCCTATGGCGTGGTGCAGGTGCCGGTGCTGTCGCGGCGCATCGCGCCCGGCGACGTGATCGGCCCCGGCGACGTGGATTGGCAGGACGTGCGCGCCGACCTCGCCGGCAGCGACATCGCCGCCACCGACGCCCAGCTCATCGGCCTAACGCCGCGGCGTGGCGTCCCGGTGAACCAGCCGGTCCGGCTGCGCGACCTGCAGTCGCCGCGGGTCGTGGACAAGGGCTCGCTCGTCACCATCACGCTGGCCACCGAGAACCTGACCCTGTCGGCCCAGGGCAAGGCCCTGCAGGACGGCGGCCGGGGCGACGTGATCCGCGTCATCAACACCCAATCGAACCGCATCCTCGAAGCGACGGTCGCGGGCCCCAACATCGTCGCCGTGGCAAAGCCCGGCCTCACCGCGAAGTAA
- the flgF gene encoding flagellar basal-body rod protein FlgF, with amino-acid sequence MENPIYVSLSRQMTLRRQLDVISNNIANMNTTGFKQQRMLFTEFLERPGMHEQISFVQDRAVVRDLSAGGMMQTGNPLDMALTGHGYFTVDTASGPRYTRAGNFRLNDQRQIVDGGGLPVLGDNGQPLAIPNGTKDIMVSGDGTVSTELGQVGRLNIVTFRNEQLMTEVGAGLYVSDEEPQAAPADTKVAQGMLENSNVKPVVEMTALIEIQRQYQSNQKLIENEHERIRSAIQKLGRTA; translated from the coding sequence ATGGAAAACCCGATCTACGTGTCCCTGTCGCGCCAGATGACCCTGCGCCGCCAGTTGGACGTGATCTCGAACAACATCGCGAACATGAACACCACGGGCTTCAAGCAGCAGCGCATGCTGTTCACGGAGTTCCTGGAGCGTCCGGGCATGCACGAGCAGATCAGCTTCGTGCAGGACCGCGCCGTGGTGCGCGACCTCTCGGCCGGCGGGATGATGCAGACCGGCAACCCGCTGGACATGGCGCTGACCGGCCACGGCTACTTCACGGTCGATACGGCGAGCGGCCCGCGCTACACCCGCGCCGGCAACTTCCGCCTGAACGATCAGCGCCAGATCGTCGACGGCGGCGGCCTGCCGGTGCTGGGCGACAACGGCCAGCCGCTCGCCATCCCGAACGGCACCAAGGACATCATGGTGTCCGGCGACGGCACCGTCTCCACCGAGCTGGGACAGGTCGGCCGGCTGAACATCGTCACCTTCCGCAACGAGCAGTTGATGACCGAGGTCGGGGCCGGCCTCTACGTCAGCGACGAGGAGCCGCAGGCGGCCCCCGCCGACACGAAGGTGGCACAGGGAATGCTAGAGAATTCGAACGTGAAGCCGGTGGTCGAGATGACGGCGCTGATCGAGATCCAGCGCCAGTACCAGTCGAACCAGAAGCTGATCGAGAACGAGCACGAGCGCATCCGCAGCGCCATCCAGAAGCTGGGCCGCACGGCCTGA
- a CDS encoding flagellar basal body P-ring protein FlgI: MPRAAVLLRAVAMLAALAAALLALSAPASASSARIKDVVDVEGVRDNMLIGYGLVVGLNGTGDSLNNSPFTEQSLVGMLERMGVNTRGTNLRTKNVAAVMVTATLPPYSAQGTRIDATVSAMGDSKSLLGGTLLVTPLLGADGEVYAVAQGPIAVSGFSAQGQGASVTRGVPTSGRISSGAIVEREIQFSLAELPVLRLSLRNPDFTTAQRVATAINIQLRGNRAQATDPSSVLLSVPEARRGDIVGLITEIEQLRVTPDQVARVVVDEKSGVIVMGENVRISTVAIAQGNLTIRVTETPQVSQPGPFSQGQTAVVPRTDIQVDDQSNNRLAVMNSGVTLQELVQSLNALGVGPRDMIAILQSIKAAGALQAEIEVI, from the coding sequence ATGCCCCGCGCCGCCGTCCTGCTGCGCGCGGTCGCGATGCTGGCCGCGCTGGCCGCGGCGCTGCTCGCGCTGTCGGCGCCGGCCTCGGCCTCCTCGGCGCGGATCAAGGACGTGGTGGACGTCGAGGGCGTGCGCGACAACATGCTGATCGGCTACGGCCTGGTGGTCGGCCTGAACGGCACGGGCGACAGCCTCAACAATTCGCCCTTCACCGAGCAGAGCCTGGTGGGCATGCTGGAGCGGATGGGCGTCAACACCCGCGGCACCAACCTGCGCACCAAGAACGTGGCGGCGGTGATGGTGACGGCGACCCTGCCGCCCTACTCCGCCCAGGGCACGCGCATCGACGCCACCGTGTCGGCGATGGGCGATTCGAAGAGCTTGCTCGGCGGCACGCTGCTGGTCACCCCGCTGCTGGGCGCCGACGGCGAGGTCTACGCCGTGGCCCAGGGGCCGATCGCGGTGTCCGGCTTTTCCGCCCAGGGCCAGGGCGCCAGCGTGACCCGCGGCGTCCCCACCTCGGGCCGCATCTCCTCGGGCGCCATCGTCGAGCGTGAGATCCAGTTCTCGCTGGCCGAGCTGCCGGTGCTGCGCCTGTCGCTGCGCAACCCGGACTTCACCACCGCCCAGCGCGTGGCGACCGCCATCAACATCCAGCTCCGCGGCAATCGGGCGCAGGCCACCGACCCCTCCTCGGTCCTCCTGAGCGTGCCGGAGGCCCGGCGCGGCGACATCGTCGGCCTGATCACCGAGATCGAGCAGCTCCGCGTCACCCCCGATCAGGTCGCCCGCGTGGTGGTGGACGAGAAGTCTGGCGTGATCGTGATGGGCGAGAACGTCCGCATCTCCACCGTCGCCATCGCCCAGGGCAACCTGACGATCCGCGTCACCGAGACGCCGCAGGTCAGCCAGCCCGGCCCCTTCAGCCAGGGGCAGACCGCCGTGGTGCCGCGCACCGACATCCAGGTGGACGACCAGTCCAACAACCGCCTCGCCGTGATGAATTCCGGGGTGACGCTCCAGGAGTTGGTACAGTCCTTGAATGCGCTTGGCGTGGGCCCCCGGGACATGATCGCCATCCTTCAGTCGATCAAGGCCGCCGGAGCCTTGCAGGCGGAGATCGAGGTGATCTGA
- the flgG gene encoding flagellar basal-body rod protein FlgG: MRSLAIGATGMIAQQLNVETISNNIANATTTGFKKQRAEFQDLLYQNFRRIGSTSSDAGTIVPTGVQVGAGVRVAAVARVLEQGNLTVTDNKLDVAVNGSGYFQVQLPSGDTAYTRAGNFKLSPEGIIVTADGYPVQPAITIPAEAVDVAINASGEVMVKLDGQVAQQNVGQLQLATFANAAGLEAVGDNLFLQTGASGEAVGGNPGAPGFGRVVQGALETSNVNIVQEITTLISAQRAYEMNSKVIKTTDEMMQQASQLR; this comes from the coding sequence ATGCGCAGCCTCGCCATCGGCGCCACCGGCATGATCGCCCAGCAGCTGAACGTCGAAACCATCTCGAACAACATCGCCAACGCGACGACGACCGGCTTCAAGAAGCAGCGGGCCGAGTTCCAGGACCTGCTCTACCAGAACTTCCGCCGCATCGGCTCCACCTCGTCGGACGCCGGCACCATCGTGCCGACCGGCGTGCAGGTGGGTGCCGGCGTGCGCGTCGCCGCGGTGGCCCGCGTGCTGGAGCAGGGCAACCTGACGGTCACCGACAACAAGCTGGACGTCGCCGTCAACGGCTCCGGCTATTTCCAGGTGCAGCTTCCCAGCGGCGACACGGCCTACACCCGCGCCGGCAATTTCAAGCTGTCGCCGGAGGGCATCATCGTCACCGCCGACGGCTATCCGGTGCAGCCGGCGATCACCATCCCGGCGGAAGCGGTCGACGTCGCCATCAACGCGTCGGGCGAGGTGATGGTGAAGCTGGACGGCCAGGTGGCGCAGCAGAATGTCGGCCAGCTCCAGCTCGCCACCTTCGCCAACGCGGCCGGCCTGGAAGCGGTCGGCGACAACCTGTTCCTGCAGACCGGCGCGTCTGGCGAGGCGGTCGGCGGCAACCCCGGCGCTCCCGGCTTCGGCCGCGTGGTGCAGGGCGCGCTGGAGACCTCCAACGTCAACATCGTGCAGGAGATCACCACCCTGATCTCCGCCCAGCGCGCCTACGAGATGAACTCCAAGGTCATCAAGACCACCGACGAGATGATGCAGCAGGCTTCGCAGCTCCGCTGA
- the flgH gene encoding flagellar basal body L-ring protein FlgH encodes MPALKTTAPRHTVRMAFRFALLAAVAAGLPACNAMSRVADIGSAPELTKIKDPQAQPGYQPVSLPMPTPLPTERNPNSLWRTGAKAFFKDQRAAKVGDLLTVDIQINDQAQMNNQTTRTRGNSEKAGMPSIFGFEGKALQRALPDGVNAGSLVDLNSSTSNDGKGAINRKEQITLKVAALVTQSLPNGNMVIQGRQEVRVNYEVRDLIITGVIRPEDITAQNTISYEKVAEARISYGGRGQITDVQQPRYGQQLFDIIMPF; translated from the coding sequence ATGCCCGCCCTCAAGACGACCGCCCCCAGGCACACGGTCCGCATGGCGTTCCGCTTCGCGCTGCTCGCCGCCGTCGCCGCCGGCCTGCCCGCCTGCAACGCCATGTCGCGCGTGGCGGACATCGGCTCCGCTCCGGAACTCACCAAGATCAAGGACCCGCAGGCCCAGCCCGGCTACCAGCCGGTCAGCCTGCCGATGCCCACCCCCCTGCCGACGGAGCGCAACCCGAACTCGCTGTGGCGGACCGGCGCCAAGGCCTTCTTCAAGGACCAGCGCGCCGCCAAGGTCGGCGATCTGCTGACCGTTGACATCCAGATCAACGATCAGGCGCAGATGAACAACCAGACGACCCGCACCCGCGGCAACAGCGAGAAGGCCGGCATGCCGAGCATCTTCGGCTTCGAAGGCAAGGCGCTCCAGCGCGCGCTGCCCGACGGGGTGAACGCCGGCAGCCTCGTGGACCTCAACAGCTCGACCTCCAACGACGGCAAGGGCGCCATCAACCGCAAGGAGCAGATCACCCTGAAGGTGGCCGCCCTGGTCACCCAGTCCCTGCCCAACGGCAACATGGTCATCCAGGGCCGGCAGGAGGTCCGGGTGAACTACGAAGTGCGCGACCTGATCATCACCGGTGTGATCCGGCCGGAGGACATCACCGCGCAGAACACCATCAGCTACGAGAAGGTCGCCGAGGCCCGCATCTCCTACGGCGGACGCGGACAGATCACCGACGTGCAGCAGCCGCGCTACGGCCAGCAGCTCTTCGACATCATCATGCCCTTCTAA
- a CDS encoding flagellar basal body-associated FliL family protein: MTAHAEDDVSTDGLPRKKFSGKKLVLFVILPLVLLIGAGAGVYFSGLLDSLLGKKEEHAEVPAEPAQPDPHAAPVFYDLPDMLVNLNSSGKRPAFLKIKISIQLAKGEDIPAIEHVLPRIIDNFQVYLRELRLEDLKGSAGMYRLRQELLMRITASAHPVKVKDVLFKEMLVQ, encoded by the coding sequence ATGACCGCGCACGCTGAAGACGACGTTTCGACCGATGGCCTGCCGCGCAAGAAATTCAGCGGCAAGAAGCTGGTCCTGTTCGTCATCCTGCCGCTGGTGCTGCTGATCGGCGCCGGGGCGGGCGTGTATTTCAGCGGCCTGCTCGACTCGCTGCTCGGCAAGAAGGAGGAGCACGCGGAGGTGCCGGCGGAGCCGGCGCAGCCCGATCCGCACGCGGCACCGGTCTTCTACGACCTGCCGGACATGCTGGTGAACCTGAACAGCAGCGGCAAGCGCCCGGCCTTCCTGAAGATCAAGATCTCGATCCAGCTTGCCAAGGGCGAGGACATCCCGGCGATCGAGCATGTGCTGCCGCGCATCATCGACAACTTCCAGGTCTATCTGCGCGAACTGCGGCTGGAGGACCTGAAGGGGTCGGCCGGCATGTACCGCCTGCGCCAGGAACTGCTGATGCGGATCACCGCGTCCGCCCATCCGGTGAAGGTCAAGGACGTTCTGTTCAAGGAAATGCTGGTCCAGTAG
- a CDS encoding flagellar assembly protein FliX yields MKVEGPGKLRGSSSVRRTGKAEGSSGASFSKQLVGETNTAQGVHAAAPLAGIASVLALQEVDDATARASRGKMRAEEMLDKLEEIQHGLLAGTLPAQKLMDLVKVVQSRRVHVDDPRLADILDQIDLRAQVELAKLTP; encoded by the coding sequence ATGAAAGTCGAAGGCCCCGGAAAACTTCGCGGCAGCAGCTCGGTCCGGCGCACGGGGAAGGCCGAAGGCTCGTCCGGTGCGTCCTTTTCCAAGCAGCTCGTCGGCGAGACCAACACCGCGCAGGGCGTCCACGCCGCGGCGCCGCTGGCCGGCATCGCCAGCGTGCTGGCGTTGCAGGAGGTGGACGACGCCACGGCCCGTGCGTCGCGTGGCAAGATGCGCGCCGAGGAGATGCTCGACAAGCTGGAGGAGATCCAGCACGGGCTTCTCGCCGGCACGCTTCCGGCACAGAAGCTGATGGACCTCGTGAAGGTGGTGCAGTCGCGCCGCGTCCATGTGGACGATCCGCGGCTGGCCGACATTCTTGACCAGATCGATCTGCGCGCCCAGGTCGAGCTTGCGAAGCTCACCCCCTGA
- a CDS encoding rod-binding protein has product MDTTLSLPGLPPPRLPAAAERVQNGGPSGAQASFRTAVRTDLVDPKSAESKVDPAIRAKIRQSANEFESVFVSQMLGHMFDGIEVDQNFGGGHAEEMFRSMLTNEYGKQVSRSGGFGIADQVYRELLRAQEGNHG; this is encoded by the coding sequence ATGGATACGACGCTTTCCCTTCCCGGCCTTCCGCCCCCGCGCCTGCCCGCGGCCGCCGAGCGCGTCCAGAACGGCGGGCCGTCCGGCGCCCAGGCGAGCTTCCGGACGGCGGTGCGCACCGATCTGGTCGATCCCAAAAGCGCGGAGAGCAAGGTGGACCCGGCGATCCGCGCCAAGATCCGCCAGTCCGCGAACGAGTTCGAGAGCGTCTTCGTCTCCCAGATGCTGGGCCACATGTTCGACGGGATCGAAGTGGACCAGAACTTCGGCGGCGGCCATGCCGAGGAAATGTTCCGCTCCATGCTGACCAACGAATACGGCAAGCAGGTGTCCCGCAGCGGCGGGTTCGGCATCGCCGATCAGGTTTACCGCGAGCTTCTGCGCGCACAGGAGGGCAACCATGGATAA
- the dksA gene encoding RNA polymerase-binding protein DksA, which produces MSSPLLPKNYTPSEDEEFMNPVMREYFRQKLLRWRAELLAESSETLSSLQEGGIQEPDIADRASAETDRALELRTRDRERKLISKIDAALERLQDGSYGYCEETGEPISVRRLDARPIATLSLEAQERHERMERTQRDD; this is translated from the coding sequence ATGTCGTCTCCGCTTCTGCCTAAGAACTACACCCCGTCGGAAGACGAGGAGTTCATGAATCCCGTGATGCGGGAATATTTCCGCCAGAAGCTGCTGCGCTGGCGCGCGGAGCTGCTGGCCGAATCCAGCGAGACCCTGAGCAGCCTTCAGGAAGGCGGCATCCAGGAACCGGACATCGCCGACCGCGCGTCGGCCGAGACCGACCGGGCGCTGGAACTCCGCACCCGCGACCGCGAGCGCAAGCTGATCTCCAAGATCGACGCGGCGCTGGAGCGGTTGCAGGATGGGTCCTACGGCTACTGCGAGGAAACGGGGGAGCCCATCTCCGTCCGCCGCCTCGACGCCCGCCCCATCGCGACGCTGAGCCTGGAAGCCCAGGAGCGGCACGAGCGCATGGAGCGCACCCAGCGCGACGACTGA
- a CDS encoding tetratricopeptide repeat protein, protein MATIQEALTIALDHHQAGRPAEAEILCRRILDADPEQATAWHLLGIIHAQAGLFAEAAALLGEALARAPGADLLRHRAMARQEAGDLEGAVADYREAARLAPALTDAALNAGILLERLGRHAEAREAYRTALTSDGASDGGDARAATHLGRLLLAGGDAAEAAIVLEGAVRADSTALESWYHLADARARSGDVRGAEAARRRALALSPAFFGILARAPDSGDDPDEAARRLGWARALEPQRPEPLCNLAATRLRQGRLAEADALYTAHLERAPADSAGWSARAVCRMDAGGTESAEADGRRALALDPAAEGALATLSVLRSRRGDPFAAGLLHRRMRRLANGSAPAGDDDLDALIRATAEAMPFLAEASHPERRNAAARSFNPHLRVRHHDTETRDRITTFWSGAPLNAGARLALRSMVAQGHPVHLYSYGDPALLGRVPDGVRVEDAGTVVPHHVYDLCVRSAEIRYFSDIFRYAALHAFGGWWLDTDVVLLKPLSFGTGHLFCSQWHGLDAGHALVGDAIRAPRGSVHMRRLFEESMRILMSGSDRRFGAVGPLLLSRYVLTGPGRDLLDRVLPPTVFNAVDWTEHSWLAEPGGRALALLSDERVAGVHLWNGMWGPGGPPAEDADAESVLGRLAALHDADASLSALAMRFHSDKGPRLGSERLGHHYTRVYDALFAPRRFEALRILEIGLCRGRVEGWKQDDVPSLRMWERYFPNAALVGADIEDFSAFDGGRVTTRRVDQGDAAGLRRLAEEDGPFDIVIDDGSHASRHQQMTLAALFGRLRPGGVYVIEDLNWQPPDVERPEDRLTLDVLRGFMENGRIDSPHIAAAECRALESAMGRVELYDSLSELVGAERMAGLAVIHRRDGTS, encoded by the coding sequence ATGGCAACCATTCAAGAAGCGCTGACCATCGCGCTCGACCACCACCAGGCTGGACGCCCGGCGGAGGCGGAAATTCTGTGCCGGCGCATCCTCGATGCCGACCCGGAGCAGGCAACCGCCTGGCATCTGCTGGGCATCATTCACGCGCAGGCCGGGCTCTTCGCTGAAGCCGCGGCCCTGCTCGGCGAGGCGCTGGCCCGCGCGCCGGGAGCCGACCTGCTCCGGCACCGCGCCATGGCCCGTCAGGAAGCCGGCGACCTGGAGGGCGCGGTCGCCGACTACCGGGAGGCCGCGCGCCTGGCCCCCGCGCTGACCGACGCCGCGCTCAACGCCGGAATCCTGCTGGAACGGCTTGGACGCCACGCGGAGGCGCGGGAGGCCTACCGGACGGCCCTGACGTCGGACGGCGCATCCGACGGCGGCGACGCCCGCGCCGCCACCCATCTCGGCCGGTTGCTGCTGGCCGGCGGCGACGCGGCGGAAGCCGCGATCGTCCTGGAGGGCGCGGTCCGGGCCGACTCCACCGCACTGGAATCCTGGTACCATCTGGCGGACGCCCGTGCACGGTCGGGAGACGTCCGCGGGGCCGAGGCCGCGCGACGCCGCGCCCTGGCGCTGTCCCCAGCCTTCTTCGGCATCCTGGCCCGCGCGCCGGACAGCGGGGATGATCCCGACGAAGCCGCCCGGCGGCTCGGTTGGGCGCGGGCGCTCGAACCGCAGCGGCCCGAGCCGCTGTGCAACCTCGCCGCCACCCGCCTGCGCCAAGGACGCCTTGCGGAGGCCGACGCGCTCTACACCGCCCATCTGGAGCGCGCTCCCGCCGACTCCGCGGGCTGGAGCGCGCGGGCGGTCTGCCGCATGGACGCCGGCGGCACGGAGTCGGCCGAAGCCGACGGCCGGCGCGCCCTCGCGCTCGACCCGGCGGCGGAGGGCGCTTTGGCCACCCTGTCCGTCCTGCGGAGCCGGCGGGGCGACCCGTTCGCCGCCGGCCTTCTGCACCGCCGGATGCGCCGTTTGGCGAACGGCTCCGCGCCGGCCGGCGACGATGATCTGGACGCGCTGATCCGGGCGACCGCCGAAGCCATGCCCTTCCTGGCCGAAGCCTCCCATCCGGAGCGGCGGAACGCCGCGGCACGGAGTTTCAACCCGCATCTGCGCGTCCGCCACCACGACACCGAGACCCGTGACCGCATCACCACCTTCTGGTCGGGCGCGCCGCTGAACGCCGGGGCACGGCTGGCGTTGCGCTCCATGGTGGCGCAGGGGCACCCGGTGCATCTGTACAGCTACGGCGACCCCGCCCTGCTCGGCCGGGTGCCGGATGGCGTGCGGGTGGAGGACGCCGGAACGGTGGTGCCGCACCATGTCTACGACCTGTGCGTCCGCAGCGCCGAGATCCGCTATTTCAGCGACATCTTCCGCTATGCCGCCCTGCACGCCTTCGGCGGCTGGTGGCTGGACACCGACGTCGTCCTGCTGAAGCCGCTGAGCTTCGGCACCGGCCACCTGTTCTGCTCGCAATGGCACGGCCTGGACGCCGGCCACGCCCTGGTCGGCGACGCCATCCGCGCGCCGCGGGGCTCGGTCCACATGCGCCGGCTGTTCGAGGAGTCGATGCGCATCCTGATGAGCGGCAGCGACCGCCGCTTCGGCGCGGTCGGCCCGCTGCTGCTCAGCCGCTACGTGCTGACCGGGCCGGGCCGGGACCTGCTGGACCGCGTGCTGCCCCCGACGGTCTTCAACGCCGTCGACTGGACGGAGCATTCCTGGCTGGCCGAACCCGGCGGACGGGCGCTGGCCCTGTTGTCGGACGAGCGGGTCGCCGGGGTGCATTTGTGGAACGGCATGTGGGGTCCCGGCGGACCGCCGGCGGAGGACGCCGACGCGGAGTCGGTGCTGGGCCGGCTGGCCGCCCTGCACGACGCGGACGCCTCCCTGTCGGCCCTCGCCATGCGCTTTCATTCCGACAAGGGGCCCCGCCTGGGCAGCGAGCGGCTGGGGCATCACTACACACGGGTCTATGACGCGCTGTTCGCGCCGCGGCGGTTCGAGGCTCTGCGCATCCTGGAGATCGGCCTGTGCCGCGGCCGGGTCGAGGGCTGGAAGCAGGACGACGTGCCGAGCCTGCGCATGTGGGAGCGCTATTTCCCGAACGCCGCCCTCGTCGGCGCGGACATCGAGGACTTTTCGGCCTTCGATGGCGGGCGGGTGACGACCCGGCGCGTCGATCAGGGCGACGCCGCCGGCCTGCGGCGTCTGGCCGAGGAGGACGGCCCCTTCGACATCGTTATCGACGACGGCTCGCACGCCTCGCGCCATCAGCAGATGACGCTGGCTGCCCTGTTCGGACGGCTGCGCCCCGGCGGGGTTTACGTCATCGAGGATCTGAACTGGCAGCCCCCGGACGTCGAGCGCCCCGAGGACCGTCTGACGCTCGATGTCCTGCGCGGATTCATGGAAAACGGCCGGATCGACAGCCCGCACATCGCGGCGGCGGAGTGCCGCGCCCTCGAATCGGCGATGGGCCGCGTGGAGCTGTACGACAGCCTCAGCGAACTGGTCGGGGCGGAGCGCATGGCCGGTCTGGCGGTGATCCACCGCCGCGACGGCACCTCCTGA